A genomic stretch from Desulfolutivibrio sulfodismutans DSM 3696 includes:
- a CDS encoding helix-turn-helix domain-containing transcriptional regulator, translated as MPLTHTFRMTVQDRAARDPAFRQAMLKEGVDALLAGDVPAGKAILRDYINAAVGFGPLAEATNIPAKSLMRMLGPRGNPRADNLFQIIRQLQTHEGIRLGVGEEASAG; from the coding sequence ATGCCCCTGACTCACACTTTTCGCATGACCGTGCAGGATCGCGCCGCTCGCGATCCGGCGTTCCGCCAAGCCATGCTGAAAGAAGGCGTCGACGCCCTGCTGGCCGGGGACGTGCCTGCGGGAAAGGCGATTCTGCGCGACTACATCAACGCTGCCGTGGGGTTTGGTCCCCTGGCCGAGGCCACCAACATCCCGGCCAAAAGCCTCATGCGGATGCTTGGCCCCAGGGGAAATCCCCGCGCGGACAACCTGTTCCAGATCATCCGCCAGTTGCAGACGCACGAGGGGATTCGGCTGGGGGTGGGGGAAGAGGCTTCGGCGGGGTAA
- a CDS encoding right-handed parallel beta-helix repeat-containing protein, producing the protein MNKTAPHPVLALALVIVLAAVPGSSAASFLSEIGVQPHVCNAAVLSGNLRHVALSGNDTTGNGSAAAPYRTLFRAAETAQPGDTIVVRQGTYVEPQEIRIRVANVAIRSFPGEWAVVDRRSETDEGSGIYFYVGADGGSLECIEVVGGFYAVSTETKWDWGDPDDRAGVSRLRIANTKLHGSQRDVVKIKPGCDDISIEHNEIYDSGVGLSQDDCNAEGIDNVNGDRNRVAYNHIHDICSTGVYHKGGATDGVVEYNLIENTGGAGILLGFDTSPEYFDLTANPDYYENIRGIARYNLVRNTGASGIGFYASRDAAAHNNTIINAAKSYHSPIYFGITFQDWDPAAGRPPNRNPASYRNIVSQSATLAQPLVSIRHSTELGGLSALSGTLSTHHICYWQAGHAAVFADGRTDFEGTFAQWRTHIGGEAGSLLSDPLLDADGLPHNTLCTGMGHAAMPAGSGAAAELLLLGE; encoded by the coding sequence ATGAACAAAACCGCCCCCCATCCGGTCCTGGCCCTGGCCCTGGTCATCGTCCTGGCGGCGGTCCCGGGAAGCTCCGCCGCCTCCTTTCTCTCCGAAATCGGTGTGCAGCCGCACGTCTGCAATGCCGCCGTCCTGTCCGGCAACCTGCGCCACGTCGCCCTGTCCGGAAACGACACCACCGGGAACGGCTCTGCCGCCGCGCCCTACCGCACCCTTTTCCGGGCGGCGGAAACCGCCCAGCCCGGCGACACCATCGTGGTCCGGCAGGGAACCTATGTCGAGCCTCAGGAAATCCGCATCCGGGTCGCAAACGTCGCCATCCGCTCCTTTCCCGGAGAATGGGCCGTGGTGGACCGGCGTTCCGAGACCGACGAGGGGTCGGGGATCTATTTCTACGTCGGCGCCGACGGCGGCAGCCTCGAATGCATCGAGGTCGTGGGCGGCTTCTACGCCGTGTCCACGGAGACGAAATGGGACTGGGGCGACCCGGACGACCGGGCCGGGGTCTCGCGCCTGCGCATCGCCAACACGAAACTGCACGGCTCCCAGCGCGACGTGGTCAAGATCAAGCCGGGTTGCGACGACATCAGCATCGAACACAACGAGATCTATGACTCCGGCGTCGGCCTCTCCCAGGACGACTGCAACGCCGAGGGCATCGACAACGTCAACGGCGACCGCAACCGCGTGGCCTACAACCACATCCACGACATCTGCTCCACCGGGGTCTACCACAAGGGCGGGGCCACGGACGGGGTGGTGGAATACAACCTGATCGAGAACACCGGCGGCGCGGGCATCCTGCTTGGGTTCGACACCAGCCCGGAATACTTCGACCTCACGGCCAATCCCGACTATTACGAGAACATCCGGGGCATCGCGCGCTACAATCTGGTCCGAAACACGGGCGCCTCAGGCATCGGATTCTACGCCTCGCGTGACGCCGCAGCCCACAACAACACCATCATCAACGCGGCGAAAAGCTACCACAGCCCGATCTATTTCGGGATCACCTTCCAGGACTGGGATCCGGCGGCGGGCCGCCCCCCCAACCGCAATCCGGCCTCGTATCGCAACATCGTCAGCCAATCCGCGACCCTGGCCCAACCCCTGGTGTCCATCCGCCATTCCACGGAGCTCGGGGGCCTAAGCGCCCTGTCCGGAACCCTGAGCACCCACCACATCTGCTATTGGCAGGCCGGTCATGCGGCCGTCTTTGCGGACGGGCGCACGGATTTCGAAGGGACGTTCGCCCAGTGGCGGACGCATATCGGAGGCGAGGCCGGGTCGCTTTTGTCCGATCCGTTGCTCGACGCCGACGGCCTGCCGCACAACACGCTCTGCACGGGCATGGGGCACGCGGCCATGCCGGCCGGGTCCGGGGCGGCGGCGGAACTTTTGCTTTTGGGGGAATGA
- a CDS encoding beta-propeller domain-containing protein → MKGMRVGFLCAVLLVLALQVSDAAAVSANFLFSMSAVGAKSVVVDNNGYIYTSVTGGIKKFDNNGNYVLTLKPDMTGEEWTFIPEGISLDPQGNLLVVDWANSKVWRLSPTGAVLQKIGSYGDADGQLFSPQDVAVDAQGNVYILDTGHSRVQKYTASGTFVKKWGTPGLNDGQFSYPHGIAVDSLGYVYVTEYNGERVQKFTSNGGFISKWVNVQNSQIPFFSGPMGIDVKFGYAFIANNGDDEVLIYADGGKYKSVFKLDTGYHESLDVFVDASKKIYCVQSGGIYVYQLTGLGEILNPSILQMLLF, encoded by the coding sequence ATGAAAGGGATGAGAGTGGGTTTTCTTTGCGCGGTTCTGTTGGTTCTTGCGTTGCAGGTCTCCGATGCCGCAGCGGTGAGCGCAAATTTTTTGTTTTCGATGTCAGCTGTCGGAGCTAAGTCGGTTGTTGTCGACAACAATGGATATATTTATACTTCTGTTACCGGGGGGATAAAGAAGTTTGACAATAATGGGAATTACGTGCTCACCCTGAAGCCGGATATGACGGGTGAAGAATGGACCTTCATACCGGAGGGCATAAGTCTCGATCCCCAGGGAAATCTCCTTGTTGTCGACTGGGCTAATAGCAAGGTGTGGCGACTCTCCCCAACGGGGGCAGTGCTTCAAAAAATTGGATCGTATGGTGATGCGGATGGGCAGCTCTTTTCACCTCAAGATGTGGCCGTGGACGCACAAGGGAATGTCTATATTTTGGATACCGGTCATAGTAGAGTTCAAAAATATACAGCGAGCGGAACATTTGTGAAGAAGTGGGGTACTCCTGGGCTAAATGACGGGCAGTTCAGTTATCCGCATGGAATTGCGGTCGATTCTTTGGGATATGTTTATGTGACTGAATATAACGGTGAAAGAGTTCAAAAATTTACATCGAATGGAGGCTTTATTTCAAAATGGGTGAATGTACAAAATTCACAAATTCCTTTTTTCTCTGGGCCAATGGGTATTGATGTAAAATTTGGATACGCATTTATCGCAAATAATGGAGACGACGAAGTTTTAATTTATGCGGATGGAGGGAAATATAAATCGGTATTTAAGCTGGATACGGGGTATCATGAATCTCTAGACGTGTTCGTTGATGCGTCAAAGAAGATATATTGCGTGCAGTCCGGCGGCATTTATGTTTATCAGCTTACAGGGTTGGGCGAGATTTTGAATCCTTCTATTTTGCAAATGCTCTTGTTCTGA
- the cbiD gene encoding cobalt-precorrin-5B (C(1))-methyltransferase CbiD → MPDRPTLRSGFTTGSAASASAKAAALALMGLLPDARPCPMDIPLPDGARLTVPVYEVADAPDATTTPGTPDATNTPDTPKTPDAPTLETPTPDAEVATPGTGTPPAAARRVRAVTVKDGGDDPDVTHQARIGCTVAFDASLPPGDIRITGGHGVGVVTLPGLPVAVGRPAINPGPLAQIRAALAEALAMAGQTPAHGLTAVVDVEDGEALAARTMNPRLGIVGGVSILGTSGIVKPFSHEAWKGAVREALDVARALGVAHVGLSTGRRSEKALRRTLPQLPEQAFVQIADFFGFSLEEAAGRGFAAVTLCAYPGKLVKMAMGLRNTHAHLTDTDFTALADWCRQAGIAGTICAAVATANTVRHAFELARDDPAFPELPRLLAQKALAQARTFAGPGPRLDVVALDYDDRALWSGP, encoded by the coding sequence ATGCCTGACCGCCCCACCCTGCGCAGCGGCTTCACCACCGGTTCTGCGGCCTCGGCCTCGGCCAAGGCCGCCGCCCTGGCCCTTATGGGCCTTTTGCCGGACGCGCGCCCCTGCCCCATGGACATCCCCCTGCCGGACGGTGCCCGCCTGACCGTGCCGGTGTACGAGGTGGCGGACGCGCCAGACGCGACAACGACGCCGGGCACGCCAGACGCGACAAATACTCCGGACACGCCGAAGACGCCGGATGCGCCTACTTTGGAGACACCGACGCCGGACGCGGAGGTCGCGACCCCAGGGACCGGGACACCCCCGGCCGCCGCACGCCGGGTCCGGGCCGTGACCGTAAAAGACGGCGGCGACGACCCCGACGTCACCCACCAGGCCCGCATCGGCTGCACCGTGGCGTTCGACGCCTCCCTGCCGCCGGGCGACATCCGCATCACAGGCGGCCACGGGGTGGGCGTGGTCACCCTGCCGGGGCTGCCCGTGGCCGTGGGCCGACCGGCCATCAACCCCGGCCCCCTGGCCCAGATCCGGGCCGCCCTGGCCGAGGCCCTGGCCATGGCCGGGCAGACGCCCGCCCACGGCCTGACGGCGGTCGTGGACGTGGAGGACGGGGAGGCCCTGGCGGCGCGAACCATGAATCCGCGCCTGGGGATCGTGGGCGGCGTCTCCATCCTGGGCACGTCGGGCATCGTCAAGCCCTTTAGCCACGAGGCCTGGAAGGGGGCCGTGCGCGAGGCCCTGGACGTAGCCCGGGCCTTGGGCGTCGCCCATGTGGGCCTGTCCACGGGCAGGCGCAGCGAAAAGGCCCTGCGGCGGACGTTGCCGCAGTTGCCGGAGCAGGCCTTCGTGCAGATTGCCGATTTTTTTGGCTTTTCCCTGGAAGAGGCGGCCGGGCGCGGCTTTGCCGCCGTGACCCTGTGCGCCTATCCCGGCAAGCTGGTGAAGATGGCCATGGGACTTCGCAATACCCACGCCCACCTCACGGACACGGATTTTACGGCCCTGGCCGACTGGTGCCGCCAGGCCGGGATAGCCGGGACGATCTGTGCGGCCGTGGCCACGGCCAACACCGTGCGCCACGCCTTCGAGCTGGCCCGGGACGATCCGGCCTTTCCCGAACTGCCCCGGCTGCTTGCGCAAAAGGCCCTGGCCCAGGCCCGGACGTTTGCCGGTCCCGGGCCGAGGCTCGATGTGGTGGCCCTGGATTATGACGACCGGGCATTGTGGAGCGGACCTTGA
- a CDS encoding cobyrinate a,c-diamide synthase has protein sequence MTAVPGLVVAATASGRGKTSLAVGLMTALSRRGFRVAAFKAGPDFLDPRHHQAATGRASHNLDSWMLSEEAVQAVFARYAATADAVVVEGVMGLFDGFSGQSDAGSTARLAKILGLPILLTVDARAMGRSAAALVKGFAEFDPDLEFLGVVFNQVGGEGHREILAQAMRSVPDMPVLGYLPRDPALALPSRHLGLCDPLEDADHPAVYAALADAVELRLDVARLLDSLPLFQVSEPAPAPQGAPRVRLGVARDAAFSFYYQENLRLLRDAGAEIVPFSPLGDAALPPGLHGLYLGGGYPELFAARLADNAAMRLAVREFCASGRPVYAECGGFMYLMEALTDAAGRTFPMAGVFPGAAVMGPRFAALGYREAVTLAPSLLGPAGTTARGHEFHYSRLAAPLGDDSGIRAIYALSGRSGRLDAPEGYSLGGVLGSYVHLHFGSNPDLAPAFVAAMAAAHA, from the coding sequence ATGACCGCCGTTCCCGGTCTGGTCGTGGCGGCCACGGCCAGCGGCCGGGGCAAGACCTCCCTGGCCGTGGGGCTCATGACCGCGCTTTCCCGGCGCGGCTTCCGGGTCGCCGCCTTCAAGGCCGGACCCGACTTCCTCGATCCCCGGCACCATCAGGCGGCCACGGGCCGCGCCTCCCACAACCTGGATTCCTGGATGCTGTCCGAAGAGGCCGTGCAGGCCGTCTTCGCCCGGTATGCGGCCACGGCCGACGCCGTGGTGGTGGAGGGGGTCATGGGCCTTTTCGACGGCTTCTCCGGCCAAAGCGACGCCGGGAGCACGGCCCGGCTGGCCAAGATCCTGGGGCTGCCCATCCTTTTGACGGTCGACGCCCGGGCCATGGGCCGCTCGGCCGCCGCCCTGGTCAAGGGCTTTGCGGAATTCGACCCGGACCTGGAATTTCTCGGGGTGGTCTTCAACCAGGTGGGCGGCGAGGGGCACCGGGAGATCCTGGCCCAGGCCATGCGAAGCGTCCCGGACATGCCGGTCCTTGGCTATCTGCCCCGCGACCCGGCCCTGGCCCTGCCCTCGCGGCACCTGGGGCTGTGCGACCCCTTGGAGGACGCCGATCATCCGGCCGTGTACGCCGCCCTGGCCGACGCCGTGGAATTGCGCCTGGACGTGGCCCGGCTGCTGGACAGCCTGCCCCTTTTCCAGGTGTCCGAGCCCGCCCCCGCGCCGCAGGGAGCCCCCCGGGTCCGGCTGGGCGTTGCCCGGGACGCGGCGTTCAGCTTTTATTACCAGGAAAATCTGCGCCTTTTGCGCGACGCCGGGGCCGAAATCGTCCCCTTCTCGCCCCTTGGCGACGCGGCCCTGCCGCCCGGCCTCCACGGCCTGTATCTGGGCGGCGGCTACCCCGAGCTTTTCGCCGCGAGGCTGGCGGACAATGCCGCCATGCGCCTTGCTGTGCGGGAGTTTTGCGCCTCGGGGCGGCCGGTCTACGCCGAATGCGGCGGGTTCATGTACCTCATGGAGGCCCTGACCGACGCCGCAGGCCGTACCTTTCCCATGGCCGGGGTCTTCCCCGGCGCGGCCGTCATGGGGCCGCGCTTCGCCGCCCTGGGCTACCGGGAGGCCGTCACCCTGGCCCCGAGCCTCCTGGGACCGGCGGGCACCACAGCCCGGGGGCATGAATTCCACTATTCGCGGCTGGCCGCCCCCCTTGGCGATGACTCCGGCATTCGGGCCATCTACGCCTTGTCCGGCCGCTCGGGACGTTTGGACGCCCCGGAAGGCTACAGCCTGGGCGGCGTCCTTGGCAGCTACGTGCATCTGCATTTCGGCAGCAACCCGGACCTGGCCCCGGCCTTCGTGGCGGCCATGGCCGCCGCCCATGCCTGA
- a CDS encoding D-alanyl-D-alanine carboxypeptidase family protein, protein MKKIRLPALVALFTAVCLSLVTAMAAPAAERPEKDRQAKAARQTKAPAKAPVKTEKRSAARKAKAAPVAEAPPEDGRLDVKSALLMDVNTGEILYEQDADRQIAPASLTKILTLYIVFEAIQRGDLRPWDMIPVTEHAPAAGGSNMALHPGEEVKLTELIKGIAIASANDACVAVAERLEPSIPDFVSRMNQTAAGLGMSSTTFKNPNGMPAEGQLTTARDMLRLAKTYLERFPGALTIHSMKYFSHNEIMRRNANSLLGKYDGVDGLKTGFVNASGFNIVVTAKRGDTRLLAVVLGARSPKVREIQTARLIDEGFKLAEKHGQPAKVVAAAR, encoded by the coding sequence ATGAAAAAAATTCGCCTCCCAGCCCTTGTGGCCCTCTTCACCGCTGTCTGTCTGTCGCTTGTCACGGCCATGGCCGCACCGGCCGCCGAACGTCCCGAAAAGGACCGCCAGGCCAAGGCCGCCCGCCAGACCAAGGCCCCGGCCAAGGCCCCGGTCAAGACCGAAAAACGTTCCGCCGCCCGCAAGGCCAAGGCCGCGCCCGTGGCCGAGGCCCCGCCCGAGGACGGCCGCCTGGACGTGAAATCCGCCCTGCTCATGGACGTCAACACCGGCGAAATCCTCTACGAGCAGGACGCCGACCGCCAGATCGCCCCGGCCTCCCTGACCAAGATCCTCACCCTGTACATCGTTTTCGAGGCCATCCAGCGCGGCGACCTGCGGCCCTGGGACATGATCCCGGTCACCGAGCACGCCCCGGCCGCCGGGGGCTCCAACATGGCCCTGCATCCCGGCGAGGAGGTCAAGCTCACGGAGCTCATCAAGGGCATCGCCATCGCCTCGGCCAACGACGCCTGCGTGGCCGTGGCCGAACGTCTGGAGCCGTCCATCCCCGACTTCGTTTCCCGCATGAACCAGACCGCCGCCGGCCTGGGCATGTCCTCCACCACGTTCAAAAATCCCAACGGCATGCCCGCCGAGGGCCAGTTGACCACGGCCCGGGACATGCTCAGGCTGGCCAAGACCTACCTGGAGCGCTTCCCCGGGGCCCTGACCATCCATTCCATGAAATATTTCAGCCATAACGAGATCATGCGCCGCAACGCCAACTCGCTGCTTGGCAAATACGACGGCGTGGACGGCCTGAAAACCGGCTTCGTCAACGCCTCGGGATTCAACATCGTGGTCACGGCCAAACGCGGCGACACGCGGCTTCTGGCCGTGGTCCTGGGGGCGCGCAGCCCCAAGGTGCGCGAGATCCAGACGGCCCGGCTCATCGACGAAGGCTTCAAGCTGGCCGAGAAGCACGGACAGCCCGCCAAGGTCGTCGCCGCCGCCCGATGA
- a CDS encoding sensor histidine kinase, whose protein sequence is MASTHLDISDLPAKLAELETFALERNDYRVKRLVGELKRAAKMHATSQALLREEGMGLRKEVDRLKKQAVTLQSQVETAFESYHSSLITFEKFRSGIRIVEQMRTHEDLPGIVEGIKKLFNLRAVGLLLDEAEYAPFLPDTIRRAPLSTIRRAVAAAIPDPVRRASFMGPVTEAPDLEFFFGPSILGGGGAPRLGSCFIYPLKDKFGPQNMVGVIGFFDGNPKRYAREKRADFLEHFCDILGYAVVDVTDRKKADALREDVERMTRHDLKSPLTAILTLPQLFRRESNLTPRQTEMLNLVQSAGYRMLHMINQSLDLYRMERGAYELTPQPVDILPILDNIAAELRGMLESRELSMDITVRGRPRQEGDAFVVQGEEMLCYTMLSNLVRNALEASPPGGRIAVSLAENGSLDVAVHNAGAVPPEIRSRFFQKYVTAGKKDGTGLGTYGARLIAQTHGGRIRMETSESHGTTVVVQFPR, encoded by the coding sequence ATGGCCAGCACGCACCTCGACATTTCCGATCTCCCGGCCAAACTCGCCGAACTGGAAACCTTCGCCCTGGAGCGCAACGACTATCGGGTCAAGCGTCTGGTGGGCGAGCTCAAGCGGGCGGCCAAGATGCATGCCACCTCCCAGGCGCTTTTGCGGGAGGAGGGCATGGGGTTGCGCAAAGAGGTGGACCGGCTCAAAAAACAGGCCGTCACCCTGCAATCCCAGGTGGAGACGGCCTTTGAGAGCTACCATTCGAGCCTGATCACCTTCGAAAAGTTCCGTTCGGGCATCCGTATCGTGGAGCAGATGCGCACCCACGAGGATCTGCCCGGCATTGTGGAAGGCATCAAGAAGCTTTTCAATCTGCGCGCCGTGGGGCTGTTGCTGGACGAGGCGGAATACGCCCCGTTTCTGCCCGACACCATCCGTCGCGCCCCGCTGTCGACCATCCGCCGGGCCGTGGCCGCGGCCATCCCCGACCCCGTGCGCCGGGCCTCGTTCATGGGGCCGGTGACCGAGGCCCCGGACCTGGAGTTTTTTTTCGGCCCCTCGATTCTGGGCGGCGGCGGCGCGCCGCGCCTGGGCTCCTGTTTCATCTACCCCCTGAAAGACAAATTCGGGCCGCAGAATATGGTGGGGGTCATCGGCTTTTTCGACGGCAACCCCAAACGCTACGCCCGGGAGAAGCGGGCCGATTTTCTGGAGCATTTCTGCGATATCCTGGGCTATGCCGTGGTGGATGTCACGGATCGCAAAAAGGCCGACGCCTTGCGCGAGGACGTGGAACGCATGACCCGGCACGACCTCAAATCCCCGCTGACGGCCATCCTGACCCTGCCCCAGTTGTTTCGGCGCGAGAGCAACCTCACCCCGCGCCAGACCGAGATGCTCAATCTGGTGCAAAGCGCCGGATACCGCATGCTGCACATGATCAACCAATCCCTGGACCTCTACCGCATGGAGCGCGGGGCCTACGAATTGACCCCCCAGCCTGTGGACATCCTGCCCATCCTGGACAACATCGCGGCGGAGCTGCGCGGGATGCTCGAATCCCGGGAGCTGTCCATGGACATCACCGTGCGCGGCAGGCCCCGCCAGGAGGGCGACGCCTTCGTGGTCCAGGGCGAGGAGATGCTGTGCTACACCATGCTTTCGAATCTGGTGCGCAACGCCCTTGAGGCCTCGCCGCCCGGCGGGCGCATCGCCGTGTCCCTGGCGGAGAACGGCTCCCTGGACGTGGCCGTGCACAACGCCGGGGCTGTCCCCCCGGAGATCCGCTCCCGTTTCTTCCAGAAATACGTGACCGCCGGGAAAAAGGACGGCACGGGCCTGGGCACCTACGGGGCCCGGCTCATCGCCCAGACCCACGGCGGCCGCATCCGCATGGAAACCTCCGAATCCCACGGCACCACGGTCGTGGTCCAGTTTCCCAGATAG
- a CDS encoding type II toxin-antitoxin system Phd/YefM family antitoxin, translated as METVNALTLRNRLGEVLERLARTGEPIAVSKGRIVQAFLVTPADFEKRFGEFQSTEKKRALLARVRSLRQPGVSPEEGLLALREIRGEVGEAS; from the coding sequence ATGGAAACCGTCAATGCCCTGACTCTGCGCAACCGCCTGGGCGAGGTGCTGGAACGTCTGGCCAGGACCGGCGAGCCCATCGCCGTCAGCAAAGGACGGATCGTCCAGGCGTTCCTGGTGACCCCGGCCGATTTTGAAAAACGGTTTGGGGAATTCCAGTCCACGGAGAAAAAACGCGCCCTTTTGGCCAGGGTTCGCAGTCTTCGGCAACCCGGCGTGTCCCCTGAAGAGGGTCTTTTGGCGCTGCGGGAGATCCGCGGCGAAGTGGGAGAGGCGTCGTGA
- a CDS encoding type II toxin-antitoxin system VapC family toxin — protein MIFVVDASVAIRWFTGGPSPQAEEVLKAMVASPGRFAVPELFLFECFSVLTRIAPNGREIFEDGIVPVLDGGVFRAPLTTALARLAEGFVQRGLTGYDACYAALARELDGTWLTLDRKAAGRVGAGGRVTLLDAGERFGL, from the coding sequence GTGATTTTCGTGGTGGACGCCTCGGTGGCCATCCGGTGGTTCACGGGCGGGCCGTCGCCCCAGGCCGAGGAGGTTCTGAAGGCCATGGTCGCGTCGCCGGGTCGTTTCGCCGTGCCCGAATTGTTCCTGTTTGAATGTTTTTCCGTGCTCACGCGGATTGCGCCGAACGGCCGGGAGATTTTCGAGGACGGCATCGTGCCGGTTCTGGACGGCGGGGTTTTTCGGGCCCCGTTGACCACGGCCCTGGCCCGGTTGGCGGAGGGATTCGTGCAACGCGGCCTGACCGGATATGACGCCTGTTATGCGGCCCTGGCCCGGGAGTTGGACGGGACATGGCTGACCTTGGACCGCAAGGCGGCCGGGCGGGTGGGGGCCGGTGGACGGGTCACCCTTTTGGATGCCGGGGAGCGTTTCGGGCTGTGA
- a CDS encoding helix-turn-helix domain-containing protein — MNSGDTIPWAEAFPDRHPGHVLAGARYRENMTQKALAALIGCRPSHISEMEHGRRPIGKEMAKRLAAALNTTYKVFL; from the coding sequence ATGAATAGCGGCGACACCATTCCCTGGGCCGAGGCCTTTCCCGACCGGCATCCCGGGCATGTGCTGGCCGGGGCCAGGTACCGCGAAAACATGACCCAGAAGGCCCTGGCCGCCCTGATCGGCTGCCGCCCCAGCCACATCTCCGAGATGGAGCACGGTCGCCGCCCCATCGGCAAGGAGATGGCCAAACGGCTGGCCGCCGCCCTGAACACCACCTACAAGGTCTTCCTCTAA